Proteins from one Hydrogenophaga sp. SL48 genomic window:
- a CDS encoding HAMP domain-containing sensor histidine kinase encodes MTDAQAKKLSSWKRAKHRIAHSIKLRMVLVFLLLAAGVTFVFFTGAQKAFSMGWREAARPLLMDYVDRIAAEITNGGQPSVERALAVTERLPLTVRIAGPQVNWASHPGQVESDWMRDKPDDGGPRNGERNGEKWGGGKDWNGILQRTTADGHTIEFGLNDVVFERRPRLIGYALTSLLVLTLLAWLYVRRLLKPLDAIGEGARRFGAGDFSQPIPERCLHGPDELGELAATINTMGQDIHQMLEAKRALLLAISHELRSPLTRARLNTELLPESPDVNPQREALMRDLKEMAGLITDLLESERLSAKHAALQREPVALAALAQEVVAEVLARQPMRPDARTEIAFHADPTLPPLALDPSRIRLLLRNLLDNALRHSAGAPLPPELHLRADGRGLQIEVRDHGPGVPDDQLPHLAEPFFRPDTARTRAQGGVGLGLHLCKLVAQAHGGTFAVRNARPGLAVTVSLPG; translated from the coding sequence ATGACCGACGCCCAAGCCAAAAAACTGTCCTCGTGGAAGCGCGCCAAGCACCGCATCGCGCACTCCATCAAGCTGCGCATGGTGCTGGTGTTCCTGCTGCTCGCCGCGGGCGTGACCTTCGTGTTTTTCACCGGCGCGCAGAAGGCGTTTTCCATGGGCTGGCGCGAGGCCGCGCGCCCGTTGCTGATGGACTACGTGGACCGCATCGCCGCCGAGATCACGAACGGCGGTCAGCCCAGCGTGGAGCGCGCCCTGGCCGTCACCGAGCGCCTGCCGCTCACCGTGCGCATCGCCGGGCCGCAGGTGAACTGGGCTTCGCACCCCGGTCAGGTCGAGTCGGACTGGATGCGCGACAAGCCCGATGACGGCGGGCCGCGCAACGGTGAAAGGAACGGCGAGAAATGGGGCGGCGGCAAGGACTGGAACGGCATCCTCCAGCGCACCACCGCCGACGGGCACACCATCGAGTTCGGCCTCAACGACGTGGTCTTCGAGCGCCGCCCGCGCCTGATCGGCTACGCGCTCACCTCGTTGCTGGTGCTCACGCTGCTGGCCTGGCTCTACGTGCGCCGACTGCTCAAGCCGCTGGACGCGATCGGCGAAGGGGCTCGCCGTTTTGGCGCGGGCGACTTCAGCCAGCCCATCCCCGAGCGCTGCCTGCACGGCCCCGATGAACTCGGCGAACTGGCCGCCACCATCAACACCATGGGCCAGGACATCCACCAGATGCTGGAAGCCAAGCGCGCGCTGCTGCTCGCCATCAGCCACGAGCTGCGCAGCCCGCTCACCCGCGCGCGGCTCAACACCGAGCTGCTGCCCGAGAGCCCGGACGTGAACCCGCAGCGCGAAGCCCTGATGCGCGACTTGAAGGAGATGGCCGGCCTCATCACCGACCTGCTGGAGAGCGAGCGCCTGTCGGCCAAACACGCCGCGCTGCAGCGCGAGCCGGTGGCGCTGGCCGCGCTGGCCCAGGAGGTCGTGGCCGAGGTGCTGGCGCGCCAGCCCATGCGCCCCGACGCCAGGACCGAGATCGCCTTCCACGCCGACCCGACCCTGCCCCCGCTCGCACTCGACCCGTCGCGCATCCGCCTGCTGCTGCGCAACCTGCTGGACAACGCGCTGCGCCACAGCGCGGGCGCGCCGCTGCCGCCCGAGCTGCACCTGCGCGCGGATGGCCGGGGTCTCCAGATCGAGGTGCGCGACCACGGCCCCGGTGTGCCGGACGACCAGCTTCCGCACCTGGCCGAACCCTTCTTCCGCCCCGACACCGCGCGCACCCGCGCCCAGGGTGGCGTGGGCCTGGGCCTGCACCTGTGCAAGCTGGTGGCGCAGGCGCACGGCGGCACGTTCGCGGTGCGCAACGCACGGCCGGGCCTGGCGGTCACGGTGAGCTTGCCGGGTTAA
- a CDS encoding response regulator transcription factor: MNRILLIDDDEQLGPPLAVYFQRFELQLVHATRPSEGLERLRSGGFDAAILDVMLPEMDGFELCRTIRKDSDIPIIMLTARGEVMDRIVGLEIGADDYLPKPFEPRELVARIQTVLRRLKPNGNGHTPAMSAAPTLRFDGLEIDTARRSVSRTGETIELTGTEYELLLLLAREPGKVFSRDDILNQLRGHEAELYTRAVDIVVSRLRKKLEPLDCIKTLRNAGYSLALRRLTS; encoded by the coding sequence ATGAACCGCATCCTGCTGATCGACGACGACGAGCAACTCGGCCCACCGCTGGCGGTGTATTTCCAGCGCTTCGAGCTGCAGCTGGTGCACGCCACCCGGCCCAGCGAGGGGCTGGAGCGGCTGCGCAGCGGCGGCTTTGACGCCGCCATCCTCGACGTGATGCTGCCCGAGATGGACGGCTTCGAACTCTGCCGCACCATCCGCAAGGACAGCGACATCCCCATCATCATGCTCACCGCGCGCGGCGAGGTGATGGACCGCATCGTCGGGCTGGAGATCGGTGCCGACGACTACCTGCCCAAACCCTTCGAGCCGCGCGAGCTGGTGGCGCGCATCCAGACCGTGCTGCGCCGTCTCAAGCCCAACGGCAACGGCCACACGCCTGCCATGAGCGCCGCGCCCACGCTGCGTTTCGACGGGCTGGAGATCGACACCGCGCGCCGCAGCGTCAGCCGCACGGGTGAAACCATCGAGCTCACCGGCACCGAATACGAGCTGCTGCTGTTGCTGGCCCGCGAGCCCGGCAAGGTGTTCAGCCGCGACGACATCCTCAACCAGCTGCGCGGCCACGAGGCCGAGCTCTACACCCGCGCAGTGGACATCGTGGTCAGCCGCCTGCGCAAGAAGCTGGAGCCGCTGGACTGCATCAAGACCCTGCGCAACGCCGGCTACTCGCTGGCGCTGCGGCGTTTGACCTCTTGA
- a CDS encoding Spy/CpxP family protein refolding chaperone, with the protein MKTWIKRSLIGLTAATVVFGGLTACGSRGDHARGWSDERITEVRGKAIEKISSKLDLNADQKAKLAVLADEMIASRKAFKGGSADPRADMKSLVAGDKFDRAKAQTLLDQKTQVVQGNGPKVLAAFGDFYDSLTPAQQQQVREKMDRRGHGWWGRG; encoded by the coding sequence ATGAAAACCTGGATCAAACGCAGTCTCATTGGCCTCACCGCCGCCACCGTCGTCTTCGGCGGTCTCACCGCCTGCGGCTCGCGCGGCGACCACGCCCGCGGCTGGAGCGACGAACGCATCACCGAGGTGCGCGGCAAGGCCATCGAAAAAATCAGCAGCAAGCTGGATCTCAACGCCGATCAGAAAGCCAAGCTGGCTGTGCTGGCCGACGAAATGATCGCTTCGCGCAAGGCCTTCAAGGGCGGCTCCGCCGACCCGCGCGCCGACATGAAGTCGCTGGTGGCGGGTGACAAGTTTGACCGCGCCAAGGCCCAGACGCTGCTCGACCAGAAAACGCAGGTGGTGCAGGGCAACGGCCCCAAGGTGCTGGCCGCCTTCGGCGACTTCTACGACAGCCTGACCCCGGCGCAGCAACAGCAGGTGCGCGAGAAGATGGACCGGCGCGGCCATGGCTGGTGGGGCCGGGGCTGA
- a CDS encoding LysR family transcriptional regulator, producing the protein MSSLNSPLHPKALRYVAAVAQLGSVQAAAREVSISASAIDRQILILEEDLGVPLFERLPRGMRLTAAGELLLALSQRWKADLNRTLSDIKQLQGVNHGQLRLAAMDSHANGFLPDFLQAAAREHPGIVIEIEIVSPDEAVTHLLSGDVDIAVAFNLKPQRDLNLIWSAELPLGCAVAASHPLAALAEVGFKEVAAWPLAAQSRALAIRRYLEKRHGWLLQEARPPLVTNSLQLVKSLVRSGSHVALTSELDVGPEVLDGSVVFVPLRDRNAQAQSVSVATSASRPLPRIARIVAESLAVHVDLHLQRVRQAGADTKRNEPLPR; encoded by the coding sequence ATGAGCAGCCTCAACAGTCCCCTGCATCCGAAAGCGTTGCGTTACGTGGCGGCCGTGGCCCAGCTGGGCTCGGTCCAGGCCGCCGCGCGCGAGGTGTCGATCTCCGCCTCGGCCATCGACCGCCAGATCCTGATCCTGGAAGAAGACCTGGGCGTGCCGCTGTTCGAGCGTCTGCCGCGCGGCATGCGGCTCACGGCGGCGGGCGAGCTGCTGCTGGCGCTGTCGCAGCGCTGGAAGGCCGACCTCAACCGCACGCTGTCCGACATCAAGCAGCTGCAGGGCGTGAACCACGGCCAGCTGCGCCTGGCCGCCATGGACAGCCACGCCAACGGTTTCCTTCCCGATTTTTTGCAGGCGGCGGCGCGCGAGCACCCGGGCATCGTGATCGAGATCGAGATCGTGAGCCCCGACGAGGCCGTGACCCACCTGCTCAGCGGCGACGTGGACATCGCCGTGGCCTTCAACCTCAAGCCCCAGCGCGACCTGAACCTGATCTGGAGCGCCGAGCTGCCGCTGGGCTGCGCGGTGGCGGCCTCGCACCCGCTGGCCGCGCTCGCCGAGGTCGGCTTCAAGGAGGTGGCGGCCTGGCCGCTGGCCGCGCAGAGCCGCGCGCTGGCGATCCGCCGCTACCTGGAAAAGCGCCACGGCTGGCTGCTGCAGGAAGCGCGGCCACCGCTGGTGACGAACTCGCTGCAGCTGGTCAAAAGCCTGGTGCGCAGCGGCAGCCACGTGGCGCTGACCTCGGAGCTGGACGTGGGCCCCGAGGTGCTCGACGGCAGCGTGGTGTTCGTGCCGCTGCGCGACCGCAACGCGCAGGCGCAGAGCGTGTCGGTGGCCACCAGTGCCAGCCGCCCGCTGCCGCGCATTGCGCGCATCGTGGCCGAGTCGCTGGCGGTCCATGTGGACCTGCACCTGCAGCGGGTGCGCCAGGCCGGCGCCGATACAAAACGAAATGAACCGCTACCGCGCTGA
- the uraD gene encoding 2-oxo-4-hydroxy-4-carboxy-5-ureidoimidazoline decarboxylase produces the protein MSSKPHTPLTISELRSMDEAAFNALLGSVVEHSPWVAERAWSLRPFASQAALFDAMARVINGADGARQLALLCAHPELAGQEAQAGTMTTDSQNEQTRLGLLSLDAATVQRIAALNQRYRERFGYPFIAALRLHDTLASVFDAFDQRLAHDEATERHTALQQICEVMRGRLARVVQPDAPAPLSSRPAVPTLAGTQP, from the coding sequence ATGTCCTCCAAGCCCCACACCCCACTGACCATCTCCGAGCTCCGTTCAATGGACGAGGCCGCGTTCAATGCGCTGCTGGGCTCGGTGGTCGAGCACTCGCCCTGGGTTGCGGAGCGCGCCTGGTCGCTGCGCCCTTTCGCCAGCCAGGCCGCGCTGTTCGACGCCATGGCCCGCGTGATCAACGGCGCCGACGGCGCGCGGCAGCTCGCGCTGCTGTGCGCCCACCCGGAACTCGCGGGCCAGGAGGCCCAGGCGGGCACCATGACCACGGACTCGCAAAACGAACAGACCCGCCTGGGCCTGCTGAGCCTGGACGCCGCCACCGTGCAGCGCATCGCCGCGCTCAACCAGCGCTACCGCGAGCGCTTCGGTTACCCCTTCATCGCCGCGCTGCGGCTGCACGACACGCTGGCCTCGGTGTTCGACGCCTTCGACCAGCGCCTGGCCCACGACGAAGCCACCGAACGCCACACCGCCTTGCAGCAGATCTGCGAAGTCATGCGCGGACGGCTGGCCCGCGTGGTCCAGCCCGACGCCCCCGCCCCCCTTTCGTCTCGCCCCGCCGTCCCCACCCTTGCAGGAACCCAGCCATGA
- a CDS encoding Bug family tripartite tricarboxylate transporter substrate binding protein, whose product MNPTRPTHRLLLAASALLPFAAATAHAQAWPQKPIKIVVTFAPGGSSDIVARLLQPGLQEKLGQTVIVENKPGAGSTIGANEVAKAAPDGYTLLLSNTAPMSLSPFMMDKAPYDPVKSFTHIAHIGSVPNVFVVHPSVPAKTMPELVKWISAQSQPVNYGSGGMGSIGHIVGEMFKNQYKLKMEHVPYKGSSPMHTDLLGGQLQFAVDTLTQNVPYMKDGKLVGIAVTSRTRSPMSPGVPTVAEAGYPKLLAENFLGISAPAGTPKDVVDKVNAAVADVVSRPDVAKRLADLGVAVEKMSPAEFTKFVSDQVTEWAPEVKASGARLN is encoded by the coding sequence ATGAACCCCACCCGCCCCACCCACCGCCTCCTCCTCGCCGCCAGCGCCCTGCTGCCCTTCGCGGCAGCCACCGCCCACGCCCAGGCCTGGCCGCAGAAGCCGATCAAGATCGTCGTCACGTTTGCGCCCGGCGGTTCGTCCGACATCGTGGCGCGCCTGCTGCAGCCCGGCCTGCAGGAGAAGCTGGGCCAGACGGTGATCGTGGAGAACAAGCCCGGCGCGGGCAGCACCATCGGCGCCAACGAGGTGGCCAAGGCCGCGCCCGACGGCTACACCCTGCTGCTGTCGAACACCGCGCCCATGAGCCTCTCGCCGTTCATGATGGACAAGGCGCCCTACGACCCGGTCAAGAGCTTCACGCACATCGCCCACATCGGCTCGGTGCCCAACGTGTTCGTGGTGCACCCCTCGGTGCCGGCGAAGACCATGCCCGAGCTGGTGAAGTGGATCAGCGCCCAGAGCCAGCCGGTGAACTACGGCAGCGGCGGCATGGGCTCCATCGGCCACATCGTGGGCGAGATGTTCAAGAACCAGTACAAGCTGAAGATGGAGCATGTGCCCTACAAAGGCTCATCGCCCATGCACACCGACCTGCTCGGCGGCCAGCTGCAGTTTGCGGTGGACACGCTCACGCAGAACGTGCCCTACATGAAAGACGGCAAGCTGGTCGGCATCGCGGTGACCTCGCGCACCCGCTCGCCCATGTCGCCCGGCGTGCCCACCGTGGCCGAAGCGGGTTACCCCAAGCTGCTGGCGGAAAACTTCCTCGGCATCTCGGCGCCGGCCGGCACGCCAAAGGACGTGGTGGACAAGGTCAACGCCGCCGTGGCCGACGTCGTGTCACGGCCCGACGTGGCCAAGCGCCTGGCCGATCTCGGCGTCGCGGTGGAGAAGATGAGTCCGGCCGAGTTCACCAAGTTCGTGAGCGACCAGGTCACCGAGTGGGCGCCGGAGGTGAAGGCCTCGGGCGCGCGGCTGAACTGA
- a CDS encoding hydroxyisourate hydrolase — translation MNGGLSIHCVDVASGRVAAGLRVALQRLGPDGLPHGPLIAEGAVGSNGLLQHPALMSEAITAGGYEVRFEVGAFYRGQGAAVPEPAFLEVVPYRFHIADTAQHFHLPFKFTAWGFSLFRGGA, via the coding sequence ATGAACGGCGGACTCTCCATTCACTGTGTGGACGTGGCCAGCGGCCGCGTCGCGGCGGGCCTGCGCGTGGCGCTGCAGCGCCTGGGGCCCGACGGCCTGCCGCACGGCCCGCTGATCGCCGAGGGCGCCGTGGGCAGCAACGGCCTGTTGCAGCACCCGGCGCTGATGAGCGAGGCCATCACGGCCGGCGGTTACGAGGTGCGGTTCGAGGTGGGCGCCTTCTACCGCGGCCAGGGCGCGGCCGTGCCGGAGCCGGCGTTTCTCGAAGTGGTGCCCTACCGTTTCCACATCGCCGACACAGCGCAGCACTTCCACCTGCCCTTCAAGTTCACGGCCTGGGGGTTCTCGCTGTTTCGCGGGGGAGCTTGA
- a CDS encoding esterase-like activity of phytase family protein has product MRRSPALSLSLSATLLALASLPLAAQAQTTFPATLKGHAILPAQTFIAAPKDAPADLQVSGKFTTGQRVEKIGSVEGKSAGRPTGVSLPFKGQPVQGHSGIKRLADGSFWLLTDNGAGSKANSPDFALFLNRYTVDFKSGQFKRLQTVFLHDPDKKVPFRIVHEGTKQRYLTGSDFDTEGFQIADGHFWIGDEFGPYLIKADMKGRVRAVHETKVDGKTIVSPDHPSVITPGAPNGELKFQSRRSKGYEGLASSPDGSKLYALLEGALWDEATKAPEALDGKQFLRVLEFDVKAEQWTGRHWKYVLDANHHAIGDFNMIDATTGLIIERDNGEGTADKACPEGQKRTDCFHDLAKFKRIVKIELTEANVGSPLRKIGHIDLMAIADPNKLARKPLTNGVLSFPFFTIENVDVVDATHIVVGNDNNLPFSSSREPNQADDNELMLLEVGDFLKAR; this is encoded by the coding sequence ATGCGCCGATCCCCCGCCTTGTCCCTGAGCCTGAGCGCGACCCTGCTCGCCCTCGCCAGCCTGCCGCTGGCCGCCCAGGCCCAGACCACCTTCCCCGCCACGCTCAAGGGCCACGCCATCCTGCCGGCGCAAACCTTCATCGCCGCGCCCAAGGACGCCCCGGCCGATCTGCAGGTCAGTGGCAAGTTCACCACCGGCCAGCGGGTCGAGAAGATCGGCAGCGTTGAAGGCAAGTCCGCCGGCCGCCCCACCGGCGTCTCGCTGCCCTTCAAGGGCCAGCCGGTGCAGGGCCACTCGGGCATCAAGCGCCTGGCCGACGGCAGCTTCTGGCTGCTGACCGACAACGGTGCAGGCTCCAAGGCCAACTCGCCCGACTTCGCCCTCTTCCTCAACCGCTACACGGTGGACTTCAAGAGCGGCCAGTTCAAGCGCCTGCAGACCGTGTTTCTGCACGACCCCGACAAGAAGGTGCCGTTCCGCATCGTCCACGAAGGCACCAAGCAGCGTTACCTCACCGGTTCCGACTTCGACACCGAAGGCTTCCAGATCGCCGACGGGCACTTCTGGATCGGCGACGAGTTTGGCCCGTACCTCATCAAGGCCGACATGAAGGGCCGGGTACGGGCCGTCCATGAAACGAAGGTGGACGGCAAGACCATCGTCTCGCCCGACCACCCTTCGGTCATCACCCCGGGCGCGCCGAATGGCGAACTGAAGTTCCAGTCGCGCCGCTCCAAGGGCTACGAAGGCCTGGCCTCATCGCCCGACGGCAGCAAGCTCTATGCCCTGCTCGAAGGCGCGCTGTGGGACGAAGCCACCAAGGCGCCCGAAGCGCTGGACGGCAAACAGTTCCTGCGTGTGCTGGAGTTCGACGTGAAGGCCGAGCAGTGGACCGGCCGCCACTGGAAGTACGTGCTCGACGCCAACCACCACGCCATCGGCGACTTCAACATGATCGATGCCACCACCGGCCTGATCATCGAGCGCGACAACGGCGAAGGCACGGCCGACAAGGCCTGCCCCGAAGGCCAGAAACGCACCGACTGCTTCCACGACCTGGCAAAGTTCAAGCGCATCGTCAAGATCGAGCTGACTGAGGCCAACGTGGGCAGCCCGCTGCGCAAGATCGGCCACATCGACCTGATGGCCATCGCCGACCCGAACAAGCTGGCCCGCAAGCCCCTGACCAACGGCGTGCTGAGCTTCCCCTTCTTCACGATCGAAAACGTGGACGTGGTGGACGCGACGCACATCGTGGTGGGCAACGACAACAACCTGCCGTTTTCCAGCAGCCGCGAGCCGAACCAGGCCGACGACAACGAGCTGATGTTGCTGGAGGTGGGGGACTTCCTCAAGGCGCGCTGA
- a CDS encoding aldo/keto reductase gives MQQRQLGPFNVSAIGLGCMNICHAYGAPVSEQQAERVLLAALDAGVTHFDTAALYGFGASETLVGKYLSKHRSKFTLASKCGMQGVPNADGVKVRVIDGRPATIKATCEAALKRLQTDVIDLYYLHRWDKQVPIEDSVGALGDLVRAGKIRSVGLSEVSATTLRKAHAEHPIAALQTEYSLWTRNPEIAVLRVCRELGVSFVAFSPVARGFLCGELDVSAFDAKDIRRSMPRFAPENHAANLKLLPAYNAIAAEVGCTPAQLAIAWLLHQGDDILPIPGTTNVEHLMDDIGAASVGLSADVIARLNTLINQHTVHGDRYTAQANTEVDTEVF, from the coding sequence ATGCAACAACGCCAACTCGGCCCCTTCAACGTCTCAGCCATCGGCCTGGGCTGCATGAACATCTGCCATGCCTACGGCGCTCCGGTCTCCGAACAGCAGGCAGAGCGCGTGCTGCTGGCCGCGCTCGACGCGGGGGTGACGCACTTCGACACCGCCGCGCTCTATGGCTTTGGCGCGAGCGAAACGCTGGTGGGCAAATACCTCTCGAAACACCGCTCGAAATTCACGCTCGCCAGCAAGTGCGGCATGCAGGGCGTGCCCAACGCCGACGGTGTGAAGGTGCGCGTGATCGACGGCCGGCCCGCCACCATCAAGGCCACCTGCGAGGCCGCATTGAAGCGCCTGCAGACCGACGTGATCGATCTGTATTACCTGCACCGCTGGGACAAGCAGGTGCCCATCGAAGACAGCGTGGGCGCGCTGGGTGACCTGGTGCGCGCGGGCAAGATCCGCAGCGTGGGCCTGAGCGAAGTCTCGGCGACGACGCTGCGCAAGGCCCATGCTGAACACCCCATCGCCGCGCTGCAGACCGAGTACTCGCTGTGGACGCGCAACCCCGAGATCGCGGTGCTGCGAGTCTGCCGCGAGCTGGGCGTGAGCTTCGTGGCGTTCAGCCCGGTGGCGCGCGGTTTCCTGTGTGGGGAGCTGGATGTGAGCGCCTTCGACGCCAAGGACATCCGCCGCAGCATGCCGCGCTTCGCGCCCGAGAACCACGCCGCCAACCTGAAGTTGCTGCCCGCCTACAACGCCATCGCGGCCGAGGTCGGTTGCACGCCCGCGCAGCTGGCGATTGCCTGGCTGCTGCACCAGGGCGACGACATCCTGCCCATCCCCGGCACGACGAACGTGGAGCACCTGATGGACGACATCGGCGCGGCCAGCGTGGGGCTGTCGGCCGATGTGATCGCGCGCCTGAACACGCTGATCAACCAGCACACCGTGCACGGTGACCGCTACACCGCCCAGGCCAACACCGAGGTGGACACCGAGGTGTTCTGA
- a CDS encoding Gfo/Idh/MocA family oxidoreductase: protein MTIKVALAGAGAFGIKHLDGIQNIDGVEVVSLISRDLEKTKEVADKYGIQHITTKLEDSLALKEVDAVILCTPTQMHAEQTIACLKAGKHVQVEIPLADSLKGAEDVVALQKQTGLVAMCGHTRRFNPSHQYVNNEITAGRFNIQQMDVQTFFFRRTNTNALGQARSWTDHLLWHHAAHTVDLFAYQCNSPIVQANAIQGPIHPVLGIAMDMSIQLKAANGAICTLSLSFNNDGPLGTFFRYIGDTATYIARYDDLVTGKEEKIDVSKVAVSMNGIELQDREFFAAIKEGREPNSSVAQVFNCYQVLHQLEQQLKG from the coding sequence ATGACCATCAAAGTAGCCCTCGCCGGTGCCGGCGCCTTCGGCATCAAGCACCTGGACGGCATCCAGAACATCGACGGCGTTGAAGTCGTGTCGCTGATCAGCCGCGACCTGGAGAAGACCAAGGAAGTCGCCGACAAGTACGGCATCCAACACATCACCACCAAGCTCGAAGACAGCCTGGCGCTGAAGGAGGTGGACGCCGTCATCCTCTGCACGCCCACGCAGATGCACGCCGAGCAGACCATCGCCTGCCTGAAGGCCGGCAAACACGTGCAGGTGGAAATTCCCCTGGCCGACAGCCTGAAGGGTGCTGAAGACGTGGTGGCGCTGCAGAAGCAGACCGGTCTGGTGGCGATGTGCGGCCACACCCGCCGCTTCAACCCCAGCCACCAGTACGTGAACAACGAGATCACGGCGGGCCGTTTCAACATCCAGCAGATGGATGTGCAGACCTTCTTCTTCCGCCGCACCAACACCAACGCGCTGGGCCAGGCCCGCAGCTGGACCGACCACCTGCTGTGGCACCACGCCGCGCACACGGTCGACCTGTTCGCCTACCAGTGCAACAGCCCCATCGTGCAGGCCAACGCCATCCAGGGCCCGATTCACCCGGTGCTGGGCATCGCCATGGACATGAGCATCCAGCTCAAGGCCGCCAACGGCGCGATCTGCACGCTGAGCCTGAGCTTCAACAACGACGGCCCGCTCGGCACCTTCTTCCGCTACATCGGCGACACCGCGACCTACATCGCGCGTTACGACGACCTGGTCACCGGCAAGGAAGAGAAGATCGACGTGTCCAAAGTGGCGGTGTCCATGAACGGCATCGAGCTGCAGGATCGCGAGTTCTTCGCTGCCATCAAGGAAGGCCGCGAGCCGAACTCCAGCGTGGCACAGGTGTTCAACTGCTATCAGGTGCTGCACCAGCTGGAGCAACAGCTGAAGGGCTGA
- a CDS encoding class III extradiol dioxygenase subunit beta, with protein sequence MAKITASVFTSHVPAIGAAMDLGKTKEDYWKPLFAGYDYSKQWMKDNKPDVIFLVFNDHATAFSLEMIPTFAIGTAAEFTPADEGWGPRPVPKVIGHPDLASHIAQSVIQQDFDLTIVNKMDVDHGLTVPLSLMCGELDPKKDAWPCPVIPFAVNVVQYPVPSGKRCFMLGQAIRKAVESYDDNLNVHIWGTGGMSHQLQGARAGLINREWDNAWLDKMIADPVGCADTPHIDYVREAGSEGIELVMWLIARGAMSDIVDGKVQGPAPIVKHRFYHVPASNTAVGHLILENN encoded by the coding sequence ATGGCCAAGATCACCGCATCCGTTTTCACCTCCCACGTGCCCGCCATCGGCGCGGCCATGGACCTGGGCAAGACCAAAGAGGACTACTGGAAGCCGCTGTTCGCGGGGTACGACTACTCCAAGCAGTGGATGAAGGACAACAAGCCCGACGTCATCTTCCTCGTCTTCAACGACCACGCCACGGCCTTCAGCCTGGAGATGATTCCCACCTTCGCCATCGGCACCGCCGCCGAGTTCACACCGGCCGACGAAGGCTGGGGTCCGCGCCCGGTGCCCAAGGTCATCGGCCACCCCGATCTGGCCTCGCACATCGCGCAGAGCGTGATCCAGCAGGACTTCGACCTCACCATCGTCAACAAGATGGACGTGGACCACGGACTCACCGTGCCGCTGTCGCTGATGTGCGGCGAACTCGACCCGAAGAAAGACGCCTGGCCCTGCCCGGTGATCCCGTTCGCGGTCAACGTGGTGCAGTACCCAGTGCCCTCGGGCAAGCGCTGCTTCATGCTCGGCCAGGCCATCCGCAAGGCGGTGGAGAGCTACGACGACAACCTGAACGTGCACATCTGGGGCACGGGCGGCATGAGCCACCAGCTGCAGGGCGCGCGCGCCGGCCTGATCAACCGCGAGTGGGACAACGCCTGGCTCGACAAGATGATCGCCGACCCGGTGGGCTGCGCCGACACGCCGCACATCGACTACGTGCGCGAAGCCGGCAGTGAAGGCATCGAACTCGTGATGTGGCTGATCGCCCGTGGCGCCATGTCCGACATCGTGGACGGCAAGGTGCAAGGCCCTGCGCCGATCGTGAAGCACCGCTTCTACCATGTGCCCGCGTCCAACACGGCCGTGGGCCACCTCATCCTGGAGAACAACTGA
- the ligA gene encoding protocatechuate 4,5-dioxygenase subunit alpha, translated as MSLEKPYLDVPGTIIFDAEQSRKGFWLNQFCMSLMKAENREKFKADERAYLDEWAMTEEQKQAVLARDLNWCMRTGGNIYFLAKIGATDGKSFQQMAGSMTGMTEAEYRDMMIKGGRSAEGNRYVGEDGDAQPHRQPQGAAGKKV; from the coding sequence ATGTCCCTCGAAAAACCCTACCTCGACGTGCCCGGCACGATCATCTTCGACGCCGAGCAAAGCCGAAAAGGCTTCTGGCTCAACCAGTTCTGCATGTCGCTCATGAAAGCCGAGAACCGCGAGAAGTTCAAGGCCGACGAACGCGCCTACCTCGACGAATGGGCGATGACCGAAGAGCAGAAGCAGGCCGTGCTGGCGCGCGACCTCAACTGGTGCATGCGCACGGGCGGCAACATTTACTTCCTGGCCAAGATCGGCGCGACCGATGGCAAGAGCTTCCAGCAGATGGCGGGCTCGATGACCGGCATGACCGAAGCCGAATACCGCGACATGATGATCAAGGGCGGCCGCAGTGCCGAGGGCAACCGCTACGTGGGCGAGGACGGAGACGCACAACCCCATCGCCAACCCCAGGGCGCAGCAGGAAAGAAAGTTTGA